A part of Nitrososphaerota archaeon genomic DNA contains:
- a CDS encoding branched-chain amino acid ABC transporter permease codes for MIDIILRDAITFANLLTLLSIGLSLTYMTTKVPNFAHGSFATIGIYITLTITELWKLNIYTSLLIAPFLGGLAALSLYKLVLKPLMNRGASLVSLMIATLAFDLVLLSFLNIYADYLIRAFKIKSRTFNLRGYDLKIGEYPAIFPISLILSISLIIILHLLLTKTKFGISMRATIENPSLASVMGINVNLVYSISWFIAGSLAGIAGCFLPIRFIGNPDTGTTMIASIFAASIVGGLLNIYGAALGGYLIGLTEILGTNYLAIWVGSWIIPYRPIIPLIAMVITLLIAPKGLSSINWYKIIEKLKGEK; via the coding sequence ATGATAGATATTATATTAAGAGATGCTATTACTTTTGCTAATTTGCTTACACTTTTAAGTATTGGGCTTTCTTTAACTTATATGACTACTAAAGTGCCTAATTTTGCTCATGGTTCTTTTGCTACTATAGGAATATATATTACTTTAACAATTACTGAATTATGGAAACTTAATATTTATACAAGCTTATTAATAGCGCCTTTTCTTGGAGGATTAGCAGCTTTAAGTTTATATAAACTTGTATTAAAACCACTTATGAATAGAGGGGCTTCGCTTGTTTCATTAATGATAGCTACGCTTGCTTTCGACTTAGTTTTATTAAGCTTTTTAAATATTTACGCAGATTATCTTATAAGAGCGTTTAAAATAAAATCTAGAACATTTAATCTTAGAGGTTATGATTTAAAGATTGGTGAATATCCAGCAATATTTCCAATATCTTTAATACTTTCTATTTCATTAATAATTATTCTCCATTTATTACTTACAAAAACAAAATTTGGAATTTCTATGAGAGCAACTATAGAAAATCCTTCTCTTGCAAGCGTTATGGGAATAAATGTAAATTTAGTATATAGCATTTCATGGTTTATTGCAGGCAGTTTAGCAGGAATAGCTGGATGCTTCTTACCTATAAGATTTATTGGTAATCCTGACACAGGTACTACTATGATTGCAAGTATATTTGCAGCAAGCATTGTTGGAGGACTTTTAAATATTTATGGAGCAGCATTAGGAGGCTATTTAATAGGTTTAACAGAAATACTTGGAACAAATTATTTAGCTATATGGGTTGGTTCATGGATTATACCTTATAGGCCTATAATACCATTAATTGCAATGGTTATCACTTTACTAATAGCTCCTAAAGGATTGTCTAGTATAAATTGGTATAAAATAATAGAAAAATTAAAGGGTGAGAAATAA
- a CDS encoding ABC transporter substrate-binding protein gives MGNKKKAITTTMAIALVVALVVGLVLGYLVSMLTAPPAAATITETVASTKTLATTVFQTTTVGAPGVSTVTVFQTSTVTAPTGLPKEILIGGLLPLTGPLASFGENDKAAVEIAVEEINAFLKDLGIPSTVKFIVEDSEVKPAVALEKLTSLNAKGVKFIIGPMASSEVKHIKGYADANKILILSQSSTAPELAVEDDFIFRLCPTDLAQGPAIARAIYDSGVRSIVAVWRGDPWGDGLYKAAADKFKQLGGEVAAEIRYDPEAKEFSAEVSTLASKVNELVNKYGADKVGVLDIAFEEAAILLKQASEYDILGKVKWFGSDGTALSEDIRKDPTSAGFSVKTKFLNTIFAPTKSKRYLDLRDKVMSKVGREPETYAYNSYDAAWLIALSILCVGKYDAEAVKKVLPTIARGFFGASGLTTLDKAGDRAPTDYELWAIVEEAGAYKWKHVATYNFATDSITWH, from the coding sequence ATGGGAAATAAGAAAAAAGCAATAACTACAACAATGGCTATAGCTTTAGTAGTAGCATTAGTAGTAGGCTTAGTTTTAGGATATTTAGTTTCAATGCTTACGGCACCTCCTGCTGCGGCTACAATTACTGAGACAGTTGCTTCTACAAAAACTCTTGCAACAACTGTTTTTCAAACAACTACTGTTGGGGCACCTGGAGTCTCTACAGTAACCGTTTTTCAAACATCAACCGTTACTGCTCCTACTGGTTTACCTAAAGAAATATTAATTGGAGGTCTTCTTCCATTGACAGGACCGTTAGCTTCTTTTGGTGAAAATGATAAAGCTGCTGTAGAAATAGCTGTTGAAGAAATAAATGCTTTCCTTAAAGACCTTGGTATTCCTTCAACTGTAAAATTTATAGTGGAAGATAGTGAAGTAAAACCTGCAGTTGCTTTGGAAAAACTTACTAGCTTAAATGCCAAAGGTGTAAAATTCATTATAGGTCCTATGGCAAGTTCTGAAGTAAAACATATTAAAGGTTATGCTGATGCAAATAAGATTTTAATTCTTAGTCAATCTTCAACTGCTCCAGAATTAGCAGTTGAAGATGACTTTATCTTTAGGCTTTGCCCAACGGATTTAGCTCAAGGACCAGCAATAGCAAGAGCAATTTATGATAGTGGTGTAAGATCAATTGTAGCAGTTTGGAGAGGTGATCCATGGGGAGATGGTTTATATAAAGCAGCTGCTGATAAATTTAAACAATTAGGTGGAGAAGTAGCAGCAGAAATAAGATATGATCCTGAAGCTAAGGAATTTTCTGCTGAAGTTAGTACATTAGCTTCTAAAGTAAACGAACTTGTTAATAAATATGGTGCTGATAAAGTAGGCGTATTAGATATTGCTTTTGAAGAAGCAGCTATATTGCTTAAACAAGCATCTGAATATGATATCTTAGGAAAAGTTAAATGGTTTGGTAGTGATGGAACTGCTTTATCTGAGGATATTCGTAAAGATCCTACATCAGCAGGCTTTAGTGTAAAAACTAAATTCCTTAATACAATATTTGCACCTACTAAATCAAAGAGATACCTTGATTTAAGAGATAAAGTTATGAGTAAAGTTGGAAGAGAACCAGAAACATATGCTTACAATTCTTATGATGCTGCTTGGCTTATTGCTCTTTCAATTTTATGCGTAGGGAAATATGATGCTGAAGCTGTTAAAAAAGTATTACCAACAATAGCAAGAGGTTTCTTTGGAGCAAGTGGATTAACAACGCTTGATAAGGCAGGAGATAGAGCTCCTACGGACTATGAGCTTTGGGCAATTGTTGAAGAAGCTGGAGCATATAAATGGAAACATGTAGCAACATATAACTTTGCTACAGATAGCATTACATGGCATTGA
- a CDS encoding YbaK/EbsC family protein, whose protein sequence is MSEKDLKLYLKNKGINARIIIFDKPTTTVQEAENVLGISRERIIKSMVFIDDKGSPILAIVTGDKKIDAKKLAKECEVKEVRLANPIEVKNFTGYEIGATPPFGFKNSIRTIIDPKVIEYDKVYGGGGATNALLEINTKDLLKLTNGKIANISK, encoded by the coding sequence ATGTCTGAAAAAGATTTAAAATTATATTTAAAGAATAAAGGTATTAATGCCAGAATAATAATTTTTGATAAACCTACTACAACTGTTCAAGAAGCTGAAAATGTTTTAGGTATTTCTCGTGAAAGGATAATTAAAAGCATGGTTTTTATAGACGACAAAGGTTCTCCTATTTTAGCAATAGTTACAGGAGATAAAAAAATTGATGCAAAAAAATTAGCTAAAGAATGTGAAGTTAAAGAAGTAAGATTAGCAAATCCTATCGAAGTTAAAAATTTTACTGGCTATGAAATTGGTGCTACTCCTCCATTTGGATTTAAGAATTCAATAAGAACGATAATTGATCCTAAAGTAATTGAATATGATAAAGTATATGGTGGTGGAGGAGCTACGAATGCTTTATTAGAAATAAATACTAAAGATTTATTAAAATTAACTAATGGAAAAATTGCTAATATAAGTAAATAA
- a CDS encoding branched-chain amino acid ABC transporter permease, translated as MLPVEIIFLIDLLASFSVYLIISLSLNLEFGYGGVPNFGKVLAVAGGAFVVGSLPGRLLFNLMQINGNLDFITHNAAIITQITNNLKINIPLSFSIFILAIVIAAIVGAILGFIASYPAIRLREDYLGMTLLAMGEVLRVIGNNYPPLIGGSLGVQVPDPFAWIGGDLRFAITTFSMLFIAILIFIYVEFLIRSPLGRTLRAVRDNEIAASALGKYIPMIRMKVLMVGSALGAIGGALYAFYTSAVIAGTYNRVDWTFWPWTMVLLGGAANNVGVALGTLIFVGARKLIIFYKGLFAPYLPFDVVWLDMLLLGTVLILVLIFKPEGVIPEKPTHTIKTNQIKKILENKKEKSN; from the coding sequence ATGCTTCCTGTTGAAATAATTTTCCTAATAGATTTATTAGCTTCTTTTTCAGTCTATCTTATAATATCCTTAAGTTTAAATTTAGAATTCGGTTATGGTGGAGTTCCTAATTTTGGAAAAGTTTTAGCTGTAGCAGGAGGAGCATTTGTTGTTGGAAGTTTGCCTGGGAGATTATTATTTAATTTAATGCAAATAAATGGAAATTTAGATTTTATAACTCATAATGCTGCTATAATTACTCAAATTACTAATAATTTAAAAATTAATATTCCATTATCTTTCTCAATTTTCATATTAGCTATTGTGATTGCAGCTATAGTTGGTGCTATATTAGGATTTATAGCTTCCTATCCAGCTATAAGACTTAGAGAAGATTATCTTGGAATGACTCTTCTCGCGATGGGCGAGGTTCTTAGAGTTATAGGAAATAATTACCCTCCACTTATAGGTGGTTCTCTTGGAGTACAAGTACCTGATCCATTCGCATGGATTGGAGGAGATTTAAGATTTGCTATAACTACTTTTTCAATGTTATTCATTGCAATACTTATTTTTATTTATGTAGAATTTCTAATAAGATCTCCTTTAGGAAGAACTTTAAGAGCTGTTAGAGATAATGAAATTGCTGCTTCAGCTTTAGGAAAATATATTCCAATGATTAGAATGAAGGTACTTATGGTTGGCTCAGCTTTAGGAGCAATTGGAGGAGCATTATATGCATTTTATACTTCAGCAGTAATAGCAGGAACATATAATAGAGTAGACTGGACTTTTTGGCCTTGGACTATGGTACTGCTTGGAGGAGCAGCAAATAATGTAGGAGTTGCTTTAGGAACTTTAATATTCGTTGGAGCTAGAAAACTTATAATTTTTTATAAAGGATTGTTTGCACCTTATTTACCATTCGATGTTGTATGGCTTGATATGCTCTTATTAGGAACTGTATTAATATTAGTTCTTATTTTTAAACCAGAAGGAGTTATTCCAGAAAAACCTACACACACTATAAAAACAAATCAAATAAAGAAAATATTAGAAAATAAAAAAGAAAAATCTAATTGA
- a CDS encoding ABC transporter ATP-binding protein, whose protein sequence is MSEILIIENLKKSFGGLVALDGVNMKIEEKLITMLIGPNGAGKTTLINTIAGLYKPEEGKIKYNGLDITGWPPHKIYNKGIVRTFQIPLPFQKLTVLENLLVSFKDNPGESFLRAPFKKSWIKKEEEAIDKAFDILKILKLEDLWDRPASHLSGGQMKLLEIGKALMCDARIILMDEPAGGVNPVLAHEIFSHLCKIRESCNITFMIVEHRLDIALQYVDYVYAMFRGKIISEGLAKDVLNDEKVIESYLGKATPSVGH, encoded by the coding sequence ATGAGTGAAATCTTAATTATTGAAAATTTGAAGAAAAGCTTTGGAGGATTAGTAGCTTTAGATGGAGTCAATATGAAAATTGAAGAGAAACTTATAACTATGCTTATAGGTCCAAATGGAGCTGGAAAAACAACCTTAATAAATACTATAGCAGGCTTATATAAACCTGAAGAAGGTAAAATAAAATATAATGGATTGGATATAACTGGTTGGCCTCCTCATAAAATTTATAATAAAGGAATTGTAAGAACTTTTCAAATTCCACTTCCTTTTCAAAAACTTACTGTTTTAGAAAATTTATTAGTATCTTTTAAAGATAATCCTGGAGAAAGCTTCTTAAGAGCACCATTTAAAAAATCATGGATAAAAAAGGAAGAAGAAGCTATTGATAAAGCTTTTGATATTCTTAAAATATTGAAGCTTGAAGATTTATGGGATAGACCTGCATCTCATTTAAGTGGAGGACAAATGAAATTGCTTGAAATTGGTAAAGCATTAATGTGTGATGCAAGAATAATATTAATGGATGAACCTGCTGGAGGGGTTAATCCGGTTCTTGCACATGAGATTTTTTCTCATTTATGTAAAATTAGAGAAAGTTGTAACATTACTTTTATGATAGTTGAACACAGGCTTGATATAGCTTTACAATATGTAGATTATGTTTATGCCATGTTTAGAGGAAAAATTATTTCAGAAGGATTAGCCAAAGATGTATTGAATGATGAAAAAGTTATTGAAAGCTATTTAGGAAAGGCGACTCCAAGTGTTGGACATTAA
- a CDS encoding NEW3 domain-containing protein gives MIRKKVSFITIIFTLLICLSSLLFSTSYSFDGVSKQTVTVTKKVYLHGIVEDIHGKKLDNVNVILYSSGATIASIFSSYGAYAFSVESGNYELEFRLRGYENKRISISIPSDTIDFIVPTVNLDDALYVSIPFNSINTYEGNILSIPVNCINKGFEKENYSIKIDAPKSWIIECYIESTKANTFTLNPGESKSFNIKIGIPYGFIEKSSSIILKIVGYRIYEKEIDFFIEKSNVPIIDSKYNLLTISPSEIKNIEFTLTNPNIEKSRFKILLDYPKDWIVKILNKEGLETNDIILEAGESIPLNLRIEVPFYAEKGNYSISINAISNNVDYIHVINVIVPEGKLKMLSTKLQYIESLSGEDKTLQIFLKNLFNERKTIEFSLESSNGWIAELKDSTGSAIKSITLDSGEEIQFSLTVNIPENIEEGEYPIILKANSGLYEEPLKINFKIFKGYPNTRINIETPFIDVYAGGSGSIAFSLENLGKAEDIVKFRIDGLPSGFSYMIYDEKNNVVSSILLKPNDIRKLTIKINIPLKIEPSIINASLFIKTSNMENNYPLSLNIVGKYEISYVTENFYTETFAGNIVDFILDIKNTGYSTLTNVAVEVVDMPSSFNVTINPSLISTLQPLETGRFIFSIDVSPETNAGDYYITIKIGSNQVESIYRLIHVAVKQRTETIYIGIIIIIIAFIVLFFLYRKYGRR, from the coding sequence ATGATAAGAAAAAAAGTTTCATTTATAACGATTATATTTACATTGTTAATATGTTTATCTTCATTGTTATTTTCTACTTCTTATAGTTTCGATGGAGTTAGTAAACAAACTGTTACTGTTACAAAGAAGGTTTATTTGCATGGAATAGTAGAAGATATTCATGGAAAAAAATTAGATAATGTGAATGTCATTTTATATTCTTCAGGTGCTACTATAGCTTCAATTTTTTCAAGTTATGGAGCATATGCTTTTTCAGTCGAATCTGGAAATTATGAATTAGAATTTAGATTAAGAGGTTATGAAAATAAACGTATTAGTATATCTATTCCAAGTGATACTATTGATTTTATAGTACCAACAGTTAATCTAGATGATGCTTTATATGTATCTATACCATTTAATTCAATCAATACTTATGAAGGAAATATTTTATCTATACCAGTAAATTGCATTAATAAAGGTTTTGAAAAAGAAAATTATTCGATTAAAATAGATGCTCCTAAATCATGGATTATAGAATGCTATATAGAATCTACTAAAGCTAATACTTTTACATTAAATCCTGGAGAATCTAAATCTTTTAATATTAAAATTGGAATCCCATATGGTTTTATTGAAAAATCTAGCAGTATAATTTTAAAAATTGTTGGTTATAGAATATATGAAAAAGAAATCGATTTCTTTATAGAAAAATCAAATGTTCCAATAATTGATTCAAAATATAATTTATTAACAATTTCTCCAAGTGAAATAAAGAATATTGAATTTACTTTAACAAATCCAAATATAGAAAAAAGTAGATTTAAAATATTATTAGATTATCCAAAAGATTGGATTGTTAAAATTTTAAATAAAGAAGGATTAGAAACAAATGATATAATTTTAGAAGCTGGTGAAAGCATTCCACTTAATTTAAGAATAGAAGTACCATTTTATGCAGAAAAAGGGAATTATAGTATATCTATTAATGCTATATCAAACAATGTGGATTATATCCATGTAATTAATGTAATTGTTCCAGAAGGAAAATTAAAAATGCTTTCTACGAAGCTTCAATATATTGAATCGCTTTCTGGAGAAGATAAAACGCTACAAATATTTTTAAAAAATTTATTTAATGAGAGAAAGACTATAGAATTTTCATTAGAAAGTTCAAATGGATGGATTGCAGAACTTAAGGATTCTACAGGTTCGGCTATTAAATCCATAACTTTAGATTCTGGAGAAGAAATTCAATTCTCTCTTACTGTAAACATCCCTGAAAATATTGAAGAAGGAGAATATCCAATAATATTAAAAGCTAATTCAGGTTTATATGAAGAGCCTTTGAAAATTAATTTTAAGATTTTTAAAGGTTATCCAAATACGAGAATAAATATCGAAACTCCATTCATAGATGTATATGCTGGTGGAAGCGGATCTATAGCATTTTCTCTTGAAAATCTTGGAAAAGCAGAAGATATAGTAAAATTTAGAATTGATGGCCTCCCATCAGGCTTTAGTTATATGATATATGATGAAAAAAATAATGTAGTATCATCCATTTTACTTAAACCTAATGATATTAGAAAATTAACAATTAAAATTAATATTCCATTAAAAATAGAACCATCTATAATTAATGCTTCTCTTTTCATTAAAACAAGCAATATGGAAAATAATTATCCACTTTCACTTAATATTGTTGGAAAATATGAAATTTCATATGTGACTGAAAACTTTTATACAGAAACATTTGCTGGAAATATTGTAGACTTTATATTGGATATTAAGAATACAGGATATAGTACTTTAACTAATGTTGCTGTAGAAGTTGTAGATATGCCTTCTTCATTCAATGTAACAATTAATCCAAGTTTAATATCAACTCTTCAACCTTTAGAAACTGGAAGATTTATTTTTTCAATAGATGTTTCTCCAGAAACAAATGCAGGAGATTATTATATTACTATTAAAATTGGTTCTAATCAAGTAGAATCGATATATCGTTTAATACATGTAGCTGTAAAACAAAGAACTGAAACTATATATATTGGTATAATAATCATTATAATAGCTTTTATTGTTTTATTCTTCTTATATAGAAAATATGGTAGGAGGTAA
- a CDS encoding ABC transporter ATP-binding protein encodes MLDIKKINSGYGKLHILFDIDAIVNRKDIVVIVGPNGSGKSTLLKTIFGLTNIYSGSIKFKEEELVGLPPYQIAKKGIAYLPQVDNVFSNLTVKENLIMAGYTLDKEEANKKAAEVSEVFPIIKKFYNKKAETLSGGEKQMLAMAMALMREPEIMMFDEPTASLAPNIAMQIFDHIVSLRDDLGITIVIAEQNAIRALEHGDKALLLVSGRVIFKGNSKDLLSHSELGKLYLGISS; translated from the coding sequence GTGTTGGACATTAAAAAAATAAATTCAGGATATGGAAAGCTACATATATTATTTGACATAGATGCTATAGTTAATAGAAAAGATATTGTTGTTATAGTAGGACCAAATGGAAGTGGAAAGAGCACACTTCTTAAAACAATTTTTGGTTTAACAAATATTTATTCAGGATCTATTAAATTTAAAGAAGAAGAGTTAGTAGGTTTGCCCCCTTATCAAATTGCAAAAAAAGGAATAGCATATCTTCCACAAGTGGATAATGTATTTTCAAATTTAACAGTAAAAGAAAATTTAATCATGGCTGGATATACGCTTGATAAAGAAGAAGCTAATAAAAAAGCAGCTGAAGTATCTGAAGTATTTCCAATAATAAAGAAATTCTATAATAAAAAAGCTGAAACTCTTAGTGGAGGAGAAAAACAAATGTTAGCCATGGCCATGGCTCTTATGAGAGAGCCTGAAATTATGATGTTTGATGAACCTACTGCTAGCTTAGCACCTAATATAGCAATGCAAATATTTGATCATATTGTTAGTTTAAGAGATGATTTAGGTATAACAATTGTTATAGCTGAGCAAAATGCTATAAGAGCATTAGAACATGGAGATAAAGCACTTTTACTTGTTAGTGGAAGAGTTATATTTAAAGGTAATTCAAAAGACCTTTTATCGCATTCTGAATTAGGTAAACTTTATTTAGGAATTTCTTCCTAA
- a CDS encoding ABC transporter permease subunit, with protein MSNPTLIISKKELRDHLTSKKFIIMLALLILFYLALNAFSTTVIAQYGFRIRLFRQLSSGLVSNISFMAPLLGIALAYDALSGERERGSLKLLLSRPIYRENIINGKILGGFIAISIAMIITTIIGTVSAIVIWGAAPVLEDLTRLILFALLSILFTMCYYSLSLFFSSISNKSSRSTIMGVSVWAFFTIVLPIIASLIAFLILGPPPTLPVGQPVSNATTPGQIQISEEFMNYARKLNEISSSINAWSINSHFSTAASMLFYSVTTGLPGQPQQAREISILEALSRSAINIFIMIAFTIFFIIISYISFTRREEK; from the coding sequence ATGAGTAATCCAACATTAATTATTTCTAAGAAAGAATTACGTGATCATTTAACAAGTAAGAAATTCATTATAATGCTTGCTTTGCTTATACTTTTTTATCTTGCTTTAAATGCTTTTTCAACAACAGTAATCGCTCAATATGGATTTAGAATAAGATTATTTAGACAATTATCTAGTGGATTAGTATCAAATATTTCATTCATGGCACCACTTCTTGGAATAGCTTTAGCATACGATGCTTTATCAGGCGAGAGGGAAAGAGGTTCTCTAAAACTTTTATTAAGTAGACCAATTTATCGTGAAAATATAATAAATGGAAAAATTTTAGGTGGTTTTATAGCTATATCTATTGCAATGATTATAACAACAATTATTGGAACAGTTTCAGCTATAGTTATATGGGGTGCAGCTCCAGTTCTTGAAGATTTAACAAGATTAATCCTATTTGCATTACTTTCAATATTATTTACTATGTGCTATTATTCATTATCGCTTTTCTTCTCATCCATTTCTAATAAATCTTCTAGAAGTACTATTATGGGCGTTTCTGTATGGGCTTTCTTTACAATAGTTTTACCAATAATTGCAAGTTTAATAGCTTTTCTTATTCTTGGTCCTCCTCCAACATTACCTGTTGGACAACCTGTTTCTAATGCAACTACTCCTGGACAAATACAAATTTCTGAAGAATTTATGAATTATGCAAGAAAACTTAATGAAATTTCATCAAGTATAAATGCTTGGTCTATAAATTCTCATTTTTCAACAGCAGCCAGTATGCTATTCTATTCAGTTACTACTGGCCTACCAGGGCAACCTCAACAAGCAAGAGAAATATCAATATTAGAGGCTTTATCAAGATCTGCAATAAATATATTTATTATGATTGCTTTTACAATATTTTTCATCATTATTTCATATATTTCATTTACAAGAAGAGAAGAGAAATAG
- the gltA gene encoding NADPH-dependent glutamate synthase encodes MIEKKKRIRMPKRDPKERIKDFNEVALGYNEELAIEEASRCLQCKNPTCIKGCPVEVNIPEFIKLIKERKFEEAAIKIKDKNCLPAITGRVCPQENQCEKECILNKIGEPIAIGALERFIGDYALKNKIFPEKIEHSKKMGKVAIVGSGPAGLTAAGDLARLGYEVTIFESLHKPGGVLTYGIPEFRLPKRIVFEEVEYVKSLGVEIVLDTVIGKTITLDELFNDYKYNAILIASGAGLPSFLNIPGENLNGIYSANEFLTRVNLMKAYLFPEYDTPIYIGEKVCVIGAGNVAMDSARVALRLNAKEVNIVYRRTFEEMPARKEEIENAIEEGVKFTFLTNPKKFLGNENGWVKKMECIKMKLEEPDETGRRKPIPIFGSEHLIDLDTAIIAIGQNPNPLIPLSCSDIKIGKNGEIIVDENMMTSKKGVFAAGDIVSGAATVIEAMGDARKAANGIHKFIQAKL; translated from the coding sequence ATGATTGAAAAAAAGAAAAGGATAAGAATGCCTAAAAGAGATCCAAAAGAAAGAATTAAAGATTTTAATGAAGTAGCTTTAGGGTATAATGAAGAACTTGCAATTGAAGAAGCAAGTAGATGTCTTCAATGTAAGAATCCAACATGTATAAAAGGTTGTCCAGTTGAAGTTAATATACCTGAATTTATAAAACTTATTAAAGAAAGAAAATTTGAAGAAGCTGCTATAAAAATTAAAGATAAAAATTGTTTACCTGCAATTACTGGACGTGTATGCCCTCAAGAAAATCAATGTGAAAAGGAATGCATTTTAAATAAAATAGGAGAACCAATTGCAATAGGTGCTCTTGAAAGATTTATTGGAGATTATGCTTTAAAGAATAAAATTTTTCCTGAAAAAATAGAACATTCTAAAAAAATGGGAAAAGTAGCTATTGTAGGTTCTGGTCCAGCAGGACTTACAGCTGCAGGAGATTTAGCTAGATTAGGATATGAAGTAACAATATTTGAATCTCTTCATAAACCTGGAGGTGTATTAACATATGGAATTCCAGAATTTAGATTGCCTAAAAGAATAGTTTTTGAAGAAGTAGAATATGTTAAAAGTCTTGGAGTAGAAATAGTTTTAGATACAGTAATCGGAAAAACAATTACTTTAGATGAATTATTTAATGATTATAAATACAATGCTATATTAATTGCTTCAGGTGCAGGTTTACCAAGTTTCTTAAATATTCCAGGTGAAAATCTTAATGGAATATATTCTGCAAATGAATTTTTAACAAGAGTAAATTTAATGAAAGCATATTTATTTCCAGAATATGATACACCAATTTATATTGGTGAAAAAGTTTGTGTAATAGGAGCTGGAAATGTTGCAATGGATTCTGCAAGAGTAGCTCTTAGATTAAATGCAAAAGAAGTAAATATTGTTTATAGAAGGACATTTGAAGAAATGCCTGCTAGAAAAGAAGAGATAGAAAATGCAATAGAGGAAGGGGTTAAATTCACTTTTTTAACAAATCCTAAAAAATTCTTAGGAAATGAAAATGGATGGGTTAAAAAAATGGAATGTATTAAAATGAAATTAGAAGAACCTGATGAAACTGGAAGAAGAAAGCCTATTCCTATTTTTGGATCTGAACATTTAATAGATTTAGATACTGCGATTATTGCTATTGGACAAAATCCAAATCCATTAATACCATTATCTTGTTCAGATATAAAAATTGGGAAAAATGGAGAAATAATAGTAGATGAAAATATGATGACTAGTAAAAAAGGTGTTTTTGCTGCTGGAGATATAGTTTCTGGTGCAGCAACTGTTATAGAAGCTATGGGTGATGCAAGAAAAGCTGCTAATGGAATTCATAAATTTATCCAAGCTAAATTATAA
- a CDS encoding ABC transporter ATP-binding protein: protein MGYVIETENLTKIYGKGKEAVKALDNVSLKVPKGSICGLLGHNGAGKTTLISLLVGLTLPTSGSGKVLGYDIIKESINIRKKVGLLPEGFGFYDDMSALENLIYLGQLDGLSLKDATLKAKENLEKVGLSNEMNKKVAAFSRGMKQRLGIAQALLKNPELLILDEPTVGIDPYGAKGFRDLIISLSKEGITTMISTHLLHEVGMICDYAIILKRGRLLDYGGLKEMTQKVIDKVGVTYEISIKGNIIDLMEKIKSIEGVKKAHIEDNKIIVNISFDKRDKILQFLREKEIFFEYFNERPISWEEIFMEIHGGI, encoded by the coding sequence ATGGGATATGTTATTGAAACTGAAAATTTAACAAAAATATATGGTAAAGGGAAAGAAGCAGTAAAAGCTTTAGATAATGTTAGCTTAAAAGTTCCTAAGGGAAGCATATGTGGTCTTCTTGGTCATAATGGAGCTGGAAAAACAACTTTAATATCTTTACTTGTAGGTTTAACATTACCAACATCTGGAAGTGGAAAAGTTTTAGGATATGATATAATAAAAGAATCTATAAATATTAGAAAAAAAGTTGGTTTGCTTCCAGAAGGTTTTGGTTTTTACGATGATATGTCTGCTCTTGAAAATTTAATATATTTAGGTCAATTAGATGGATTATCATTAAAAGATGCTACTTTAAAAGCTAAAGAAAATCTTGAGAAAGTTGGTTTATCAAATGAAATGAATAAAAAAGTAGCTGCATTTTCAAGAGGAATGAAGCAAAGACTTGGAATAGCTCAAGCATTATTAAAAAACCCAGAACTTTTAATACTTGATGAACCTACTGTAGGTATAGACCCATATGGAGCAAAAGGGTTTAGAGACCTTATAATTTCTTTAAGTAAAGAAGGAATTACAACAATGATAAGCACTCATCTTTTACATGAAGTTGGAATGATTTGTGATTATGCAATTATTTTAAAGAGAGGAAGATTGCTTGATTATGGAGGTTTAAAAGAAATGACTCAAAAAGTAATAGATAAAGTAGGAGTAACTTATGAAATTTCAATAAAAGGAAATATAATAGATTTAATGGAAAAAATTAAGAGCATAGAAGGAGTTAAAAAAGCGCATATTGAAGATAATAAAATAATTGTTAATATAAGTTTTGATAAGCGTGATAAAATACTTCAATTCTTAAGAGAGAAAGAAATATTTTTTGAATATTTTAATGAACGCCCAATTAGTTGGGAAGAAATATTTATGGAAATACATGGAGGTATTTAA